The DNA window TGCCCAGGATGGCGGCGCCCAGCAGCGCGAACACGATGATCCACAGCGGCGCGGTGAACGACATGTGTGCGAAATAGGCGGTGGCGGCGAACACGCCAAGGCCGACCGCGATACCGCGCACCATCGCCGCCAGCACGTAGGCGGAGAAGATCTCCCAGTGCGACAGGGGCGTGAGCAGCACGAACACCAGGTTGCCGGTGATCTTGGACTGGATCAGCGACGACGACGAGTTGGCGAAGGCGTTCTGCAAAACGCTCATCATCACCAGGCCGGGAATCAGGAACGACGTGTAGCTGACGCCTTCATACACCTGCACCCGGCCTTCCAGCACGTGGCCGAAGATCAGCAGGTACAGCATGGCCGTCAGGATGGGCGCGGCGACGGTTTGC is part of the Oxalobacteraceae bacterium OTU3CAMAD1 genome and encodes:
- a CDS encoding ABC transporter permease, yielding MNFISSGFRTLVYKETLRFWKVATQTVAAPILTAMLYLLIFGHVLEGRVQVYEGVSYTSFLIPGLVMMSVLQNAFANSSSSLIQSKITGNLVFVLLTPLSHWEIFSAYVLAAMVRGIAVGLGVFAATAYFAHMSFTAPLWIIVFALLGAAILGTMGLIAGIWAEKFDQLAAFQNFLIMPLTFLSGVFYSIHSLPPFWLTVSHLNPFFYMIDGFRYGFFGQSDTNPWTSLAIVSGFLVVLSLAAIRLLRSGYRLRH